The Exiguobacterium aurantiacum DSM 6208 genome includes a window with the following:
- a CDS encoding CoA-binding protein — protein MDDKHLKQLLEEAKTIAVVGISSNPNKTANQIADYLLLQGYTVIPVNPSLETWKGRKVYPTVESIPGHIDIVDVFRRSEYLAGVAEDAVRHGDVGLIFNQLGLSSADAERIAREAGIDYVENRCIYVEHARLIG, from the coding sequence ATGGACGACAAGCATTTGAAACAATTGCTCGAGGAAGCGAAGACGATCGCCGTCGTCGGGATCTCCTCGAATCCGAACAAGACGGCCAACCAGATCGCGGACTATCTGCTGCTACAAGGCTACACGGTCATCCCGGTCAACCCGTCACTCGAGACGTGGAAAGGCCGCAAGGTATATCCGACCGTCGAGAGCATCCCGGGCCATATCGATATCGTCGACGTGTTCCGTCGCAGCGAGTATTTGGCCGGGGTCGCAGAGGATGCCGTCCGGCACGGGGATGTCGGTCTCATCTTCAACCAGCTCGGCCTCTCGAGCGCTGACGCGGAACGGATCGCCCGCGAAGCCGGGATCGATTACGTCGAGAACCGATGCATCTATGTCGAGCACGCCCGCTTGATCGGTTAA
- the parE gene encoding DNA topoisomerase IV subunit B: MSTDLFNYNEDAIQVLEGLTAVRKRPGMYIGSTDHRGLHHLVYEIVDNAIDEALAGFGGQIDVTIHQDDAITVRDHGRGMPTGMHASGKPTPEVIFTVLHAGGKFGQGGYKTSGGLHGVGASVVNALSSKVLVTIYRDGKVFEQTFADGGIPQTTLLETGKTRQTGTSVYFKPDASIFSTTTYNYDTLAERLRESAFLLKGLTITLTDERSGKEETFHYEEGIAEFVQYLNDDKATLHPIVYFEGTENDIELELAFQFTDAYSENVLSFVNNVRTRDGGTHEVGAKTAMTRIVNEYARKNGLLKEKDKNLDGGDVREGLTLIVSVRIPEEFLQFEGQTKSKLGSPEARTSADGVMAKQLTIFLEENPQMATMLIKKAIRAAQAREAARKAREEARNGKKKKRSSILNGKLTPATSKNAAKNELFLVEGDSAGGSAKQGRDRTFQAILPLRGKVINSEKSKLQDIMKNEEINTIIHAIGAGVGHDFDLEDCNFDKIIIMTDADTDGAHIQVLLLTFFFRYMRPLVEAGKVFVALPPLYRISKGKGKSEQFEYAWDEEALEKLVKVYKKGYILQRYKGLGEMNADQLWETTMNPDTRTLIRVTVDDAAVADKRVSVLMGDNVAHRREWIEENVAFGLQEDDSIIANEHVTKAIEEVM; the protein is encoded by the coding sequence ATGTCAACAGACTTATTTAATTACAACGAAGACGCCATTCAGGTGCTCGAAGGATTGACCGCTGTCCGAAAACGTCCGGGGATGTATATCGGCTCGACCGACCATCGCGGTCTGCACCACCTCGTCTATGAGATCGTCGATAACGCGATCGATGAGGCGCTCGCCGGCTTCGGCGGCCAAATCGACGTGACGATCCATCAAGATGACGCCATTACGGTGCGCGACCACGGGCGCGGCATGCCGACGGGGATGCACGCCTCGGGTAAACCGACACCAGAGGTCATCTTCACCGTCCTCCATGCCGGCGGGAAGTTCGGTCAAGGCGGCTACAAGACGTCAGGTGGACTCCACGGGGTCGGCGCCTCGGTCGTGAACGCACTCTCGAGCAAGGTGCTCGTCACGATCTATCGTGACGGCAAGGTGTTCGAGCAGACGTTTGCTGACGGTGGGATCCCGCAGACGACGCTCCTCGAGACCGGAAAGACCCGTCAGACGGGTACGAGCGTCTACTTCAAGCCGGACGCTTCGATTTTCTCGACGACGACATATAATTACGACACGCTCGCTGAACGGCTCCGTGAATCGGCTTTCCTGTTGAAAGGATTGACGATCACTCTGACGGACGAGCGCTCTGGAAAAGAAGAGACGTTCCATTACGAGGAAGGGATCGCCGAGTTCGTCCAATACTTGAACGATGATAAGGCGACGCTTCATCCGATCGTCTACTTCGAAGGTACAGAGAACGACATCGAGCTCGAGCTCGCCTTCCAGTTCACGGACGCCTATTCCGAGAACGTCCTCTCGTTCGTCAACAACGTCCGGACGCGGGACGGCGGCACGCACGAAGTCGGCGCCAAGACGGCGATGACCCGGATCGTGAACGAATACGCCCGCAAGAACGGTCTGTTGAAAGAGAAAGACAAGAACCTCGACGGCGGTGACGTCCGTGAAGGCTTGACGCTCATCGTCTCGGTGCGGATTCCGGAAGAGTTCCTCCAGTTCGAGGGGCAGACGAAGTCGAAACTCGGCTCGCCTGAGGCCCGTACGAGCGCCGATGGTGTCATGGCGAAGCAACTGACGATCTTCCTCGAGGAGAACCCGCAGATGGCGACGATGCTCATCAAGAAAGCGATCCGTGCCGCCCAGGCCCGCGAAGCCGCTCGCAAAGCGCGGGAAGAGGCGCGTAACGGCAAGAAGAAGAAACGTTCGAGCATCTTGAACGGGAAACTGACACCGGCGACGTCGAAGAACGCCGCCAAGAACGAACTGTTCCTCGTCGAGGGTGACTCGGCCGGCGGTTCGGCCAAACAGGGCCGTGACCGGACGTTCCAAGCGATCCTGCCGCTGCGCGGGAAAGTCATCAACTCGGAGAAGTCGAAACTCCAGGACATCATGAAGAACGAGGAGATCAACACGATCATCCACGCGATCGGTGCCGGTGTCGGCCACGACTTCGACCTCGAGGACTGCAACTTCGACAAGATCATCATCATGACCGACGCCGATACGGACGGGGCTCATATCCAAGTGCTCCTGTTGACGTTCTTCTTCCGTTATATGCGCCCGCTCGTCGAGGCCGGCAAAGTGTTCGTCGCCTTGCCGCCGCTCTATCGCATCTCGAAAGGGAAAGGCAAGTCGGAACAGTTCGAGTACGCCTGGGACGAAGAGGCGCTCGAGAAGCTCGTCAAAGTGTACAAGAAGGGCTATATCCTCCAGCGCTACAAAGGTCTCGGTGAGATGAACGCCGACCAGCTCTGGGAGACGACGATGAACCCGGACACACGGACGCTCATCCGTGTCACGGTCGACGACGCCGCCGTCGCCGACAAGCGCGTCTCGGTGCTCATGGGGGACAATGTCGCCCATCGCCGGGAGTGGATCGAGGAGAACGTCGCCTTCGGCCTCCAGGAAGATGATTCGATCATCGCCAATGAACACGTGACTAAAGCGATTGAGGAAGTGATGTAA
- the parC gene encoding DNA topoisomerase IV subunit A — translation MSTIQHILNLSLEQVVGDRFGRYSKYIIQDRALPDARDGLKPVQRRILYAMHHEGNTNEKPYRKSAKTVGNVIGNYHPHGDSSVYEAMVRLSQDWKLRYPLIDMHGNNGSMDGDSAAAMRYTEARLSKIAGVMLTSISKNTVDYTPNFDDSTEEPLVLPSLLPNLLMNGTTGISAGYATEIPPHNLTEVLNLAIARLKGQVQTATEALEYMQGPDFPSGGIVMGRDGILKAFETGKGKVIIRAKSVVEPLKGGREQITITELPYEVNKANLVKKMEELRLDKKVEGVAEVRDETDRTGVRVVIELKKEADAEGVLHFFLKHTDLQLAYNYNMVSIVNRTPKQMGLLPIIDAYLKHVEEVVTRRTTFELDQAKKRAEIVDALEQAISVLDETLELIRSAKDKAEAKQKLMARFSFSDRQAEAVVMLQLYRLTNTDIVELQKEAQALQKEIARLANILNVDATKRKLISKELTALRDEFGDARRSVIESEVEELKLKTEVMIAVEETMVFVSRDGYVKRSSMRSYGASSEEMPEMKQKDRPVLVTQAMTTDHLLVWTNKGSYLLIPVHQIPESKWKDAGQHVANLVPIEGEQVVSADVVSTFETDAHCLFVTREGMVKRTPLRDYDAQRKSKALMALKLKGDDEVVFAGISDGPGQLFLVSERGYGLWFKEDDVPVVGQRAAGVKAMNLKDGDVVADAFAFFTPPLFVLVTQRGAVKKMKLEDQFDCTNRNLRGTMLIREVKSKPHQIRRVLPVHGDETIHIVGKEKAKTVKAKQLTLLDRYANGSFVFDEETFGEIEDVYLD, via the coding sequence ATGTCGACGATTCAACACATTTTAAACTTGTCGCTCGAACAGGTCGTCGGTGACCGTTTCGGGCGTTACTCGAAATATATCATCCAGGACCGGGCCCTCCCGGACGCGCGCGACGGGCTCAAACCCGTTCAGCGCCGCATCCTGTATGCGATGCACCATGAAGGCAACACGAACGAGAAACCGTATCGGAAATCGGCCAAGACGGTCGGGAACGTTATCGGGAACTACCACCCGCACGGTGACAGTTCCGTCTACGAGGCGATGGTACGCCTATCGCAGGACTGGAAGTTGCGCTACCCGCTCATCGATATGCACGGGAATAACGGCTCGATGGACGGCGACTCGGCTGCCGCGATGCGGTATACCGAGGCCCGGCTGTCGAAGATCGCCGGCGTCATGCTGACGTCGATCTCGAAAAACACGGTCGACTATACGCCGAACTTCGATGATTCGACCGAAGAGCCGCTCGTCTTGCCGTCGCTCCTCCCGAACCTGCTCATGAACGGGACGACCGGGATTTCCGCCGGTTACGCCACCGAGATCCCGCCGCACAACTTGACCGAGGTGCTCAACCTCGCCATCGCTCGTCTGAAAGGTCAGGTTCAGACGGCGACGGAAGCGCTCGAGTACATGCAAGGACCGGACTTTCCGTCCGGCGGGATCGTCATGGGACGCGACGGCATCTTGAAGGCGTTCGAGACCGGGAAAGGCAAAGTCATCATCCGTGCCAAATCGGTCGTCGAGCCGCTCAAGGGCGGCCGTGAACAGATTACGATCACCGAGCTCCCGTATGAGGTGAACAAGGCGAACCTCGTCAAGAAGATGGAAGAGCTCCGTCTCGACAAGAAAGTCGAAGGCGTCGCCGAAGTCCGTGACGAGACCGACCGGACCGGTGTCCGAGTCGTCATCGAGTTGAAGAAAGAGGCCGATGCGGAAGGGGTGCTCCACTTCTTCTTGAAGCACACTGACCTGCAGCTCGCCTATAACTACAACATGGTCTCAATCGTCAACCGAACGCCGAAACAGATGGGTCTGCTTCCGATCATTGACGCGTACTTGAAACACGTCGAAGAAGTCGTCACCCGTCGCACGACGTTCGAGCTCGACCAGGCGAAGAAACGCGCCGAGATCGTCGACGCGCTCGAACAGGCCATCTCGGTCTTGGACGAGACGCTCGAACTTATCCGTTCGGCAAAAGACAAGGCCGAGGCGAAACAGAAGCTCATGGCGCGCTTCTCGTTCTCGGACCGTCAAGCCGAAGCGGTCGTCATGCTCCAACTTTATCGGTTGACGAACACGGATATCGTCGAGCTCCAAAAAGAGGCGCAGGCGCTCCAAAAAGAGATCGCCCGTCTCGCCAACATCCTGAACGTCGACGCGACGAAACGGAAGCTCATCTCGAAAGAGTTGACGGCGCTCCGTGACGAGTTCGGCGATGCGCGGCGCTCGGTCATCGAGTCCGAGGTCGAAGAGTTGAAACTGAAGACCGAGGTCATGATCGCCGTCGAAGAGACGATGGTGTTCGTCAGCCGCGATGGCTACGTGAAACGCTCGTCGATGCGCTCATACGGCGCCTCGAGCGAAGAGATGCCGGAGATGAAGCAGAAAGACCGTCCTGTCCTTGTCACCCAGGCGATGACGACGGACCACTTGCTCGTCTGGACGAACAAAGGCAGCTACTTGCTCATTCCGGTCCATCAGATCCCGGAGTCGAAGTGGAAAGATGCCGGACAACACGTGGCCAACCTCGTTCCGATCGAAGGCGAACAAGTCGTCTCGGCCGATGTCGTCTCGACGTTCGAGACGGACGCGCACTGTCTGTTCGTCACGCGTGAAGGGATGGTCAAACGGACACCGCTCCGTGACTATGACGCCCAGCGTAAGTCAAAGGCGCTCATGGCACTCAAACTGAAGGGTGACGACGAGGTCGTCTTTGCCGGCATCAGTGACGGTCCAGGACAACTGTTCCTCGTCTCTGAGCGTGGCTATGGCCTCTGGTTCAAAGAAGATGACGTACCGGTCGTCGGCCAACGTGCCGCCGGCGTCAAGGCGATGAACTTGAAGGACGGAGACGTGGTCGCCGATGCGTTCGCCTTCTTCACTCCGCCACTGTTCGTCCTCGTGACGCAGCGTGGAGCGGTCAAGAAGATGAAGCTCGAGGACCAGTTCGACTGCACGAACCGCAACTTGCGCGGGACGATGCTCATCCGCGAGGTCAAGTCAAAACCACACCAGATCCGTCGTGTGTTGCCGGTGCATGGGGATGAGACGATCCACATCGTCGGCAAAGAGAAAGCGAAGACAGTCAAAGCGAAGCAATTGACACTCCTTGACCGTTACGCCAACGGCTCGTTCGTGTTTGATGAAGAGACGTTCGGAGAGATTGAGGACGTGTATCTCGATTAA
- a CDS encoding NUDIX hydrolase, producing the protein MSEWLSWAKRLHALSQAGLTFTKDEFDRERYLELQQIATEMFERQSNLALQEITELTHVDGYPTPKLDVRGVVFQEDRLLLVKERSDGRWTLPGGFCEVGLSPAENIVKEIEEEAGFDVVPIRLVALFDMHHHPHPPLSQHYYKLFIECEVIGGEAQASQETSDVGFFTRDDLPPLSLARNTLEQLHMCFEARWQDDWVTVFD; encoded by the coding sequence ATGTCAGAATGGCTCAGTTGGGCCAAACGGCTACACGCGTTGTCACAGGCAGGATTGACATTCACGAAAGACGAGTTCGACCGGGAACGCTATCTAGAATTGCAACAGATCGCGACCGAGATGTTCGAGCGGCAATCCAACCTCGCGCTTCAAGAGATTACGGAGTTGACGCACGTTGACGGTTATCCGACACCGAAGCTCGACGTACGTGGTGTCGTGTTCCAAGAGGACCGCTTGTTGCTCGTCAAAGAACGCTCAGACGGTCGTTGGACGCTCCCTGGTGGTTTCTGCGAGGTCGGACTGTCCCCAGCAGAGAACATCGTCAAGGAGATTGAGGAAGAGGCTGGTTTCGATGTCGTGCCAATCCGTCTCGTCGCTTTGTTTGATATGCATCACCATCCGCACCCGCCTTTGTCCCAACACTATTATAAACTGTTCATCGAATGCGAAGTGATCGGGGGCGAGGCGCAGGCGAGTCAAGAGACGAGTGACGTCGGCTTCTTCACCCGGGACGATTTACCGCCGCTCTCGCTTGCCCGCAATACGCTTGAACAGCTTCATATGTGTTTTGAGGCCCGTTGGCAAGACGACTGGGTCACCGTGTTCGATTAA
- a CDS encoding MBL fold metallo-hydrolase: protein MKVTRLEHVHQLTFYAPILPINVQLIEKELGLVLIDTALERNAADILAYIESLGQPLLAILLTHAHGDHVGGVDAILKAHPHAELYVSRRDARLLDGDRTLDPDERNLKVKGSLPMIHSLPDKLLDPGERLFGLRVYPATGHTPGSIAYFDEAHRILFAGDAFQSHGGVAVAGDVRPLFPLPGMATWDKRAAVENAERLIDLAPRHTFVGHGAEIAGTHRLYRALKRAKRKQARLFAR from the coding sequence TTGAAGGTCACACGTCTAGAACATGTTCACCAGCTGACGTTTTATGCACCAATCTTACCAATCAACGTGCAATTGATTGAGAAAGAACTTGGGCTCGTCTTGATCGATACCGCCTTGGAGCGGAACGCGGCAGACATCCTCGCATATATCGAGTCGCTTGGACAGCCGCTTCTCGCGATTCTGTTGACACACGCCCATGGAGACCATGTCGGGGGTGTCGATGCGATTTTGAAGGCCCATCCCCATGCGGAGCTATACGTCTCACGCCGGGACGCCCGGTTGCTCGATGGGGACCGAACGTTGGACCCGGACGAGCGGAATTTGAAAGTGAAAGGTTCTCTCCCGATGATCCACTCCTTGCCTGATAAGTTGCTAGATCCGGGGGAGCGTCTGTTTGGTCTGCGTGTTTATCCTGCTACAGGCCATACGCCGGGGTCTATCGCTTATTTTGACGAGGCCCACCGTATATTGTTCGCTGGTGACGCGTTTCAATCCCATGGGGGAGTCGCGGTGGCAGGGGATGTCAGACCGCTCTTTCCGCTCCCGGGGATGGCGACATGGGACAAGCGGGCAGCGGTCGAGAACGCCGAGCGGTTGATCGATTTGGCGCCGCGGCATACGTTCGTCGGTCACGGAGCTGAGATCGCCGGGACGCATCGATTGTACCGGGCGCTCAAACGCGCCAAACGCAAGCAAGCACGGTTATTCGCAAGATGA
- a CDS encoding GNAT family N-acetyltransferase: MELREIQTTHYRSAEQMLEIQRNAYAVEAELIGFDEIPARYETVEVIQNLPGTSYGLYNDERMIGFITIEAAENTVEVTKLCIDPTYFRARLATTLLEHVLSLHEDKLVYVHTGKHNGPAKRLYTKLGFEPSAEFEPEPGVTLIRFTRT; encoded by the coding sequence ATGGAACTGCGAGAGATTCAGACAACACATTATCGTTCCGCGGAGCAAATGCTCGAGATTCAGCGAAACGCCTATGCGGTCGAGGCGGAATTGATCGGGTTTGATGAGATCCCGGCCCGATATGAGACGGTCGAAGTGATCCAAAACTTGCCGGGCACGAGTTATGGCTTGTATAACGACGAGCGGATGATCGGATTTATCACCATTGAAGCGGCCGAAAATACGGTCGAAGTCACGAAATTATGCATTGATCCGACGTATTTCAGGGCGAGGCTCGCGACGACATTGCTCGAACACGTGCTCAGCTTGCACGAAGATAAACTCGTCTACGTCCATACCGGAAAACATAACGGACCGGCGAAACGATTGTATACGAAACTCGGGTTCGAACCGAGCGCCGAGTTCGAACCTGAACCGGGTGTCACGTTGATTCGATTTACTCGGACGTGA
- a CDS encoding GNAT family N-acetyltransferase, with amino-acid sequence MRGFLDISIQTLNEDSISVVNEANDSFPIIGKIIPSYRDGVWMYEVQLYEKVYETRFPDDSLDWSEYINREDKQVFLAFDETTCIGQIRVARDWNRFAYIENIAVQKAYRNSGLGHLLIGVAETWAKEQSLLGLSLEAQNDNVIACRFYAKEGFALAGVDTLKQTGNPNIDMTLYWYKIF; translated from the coding sequence ATGAGGATTCCATCAGCGTCGTGAACGAGGCAAATGATTCATTTCCAATCATCGGAAAAATCATTCCGAGCTATAGAGACGGAGTTTGGATGTATGAGGTACAGTTATATGAGAAAGTTTATGAGACGAGATTCCCGGACGATTCACTGGACTGGTCTGAGTACATCAATCGTGAGGACAAACAAGTATTCTTGGCATTCGACGAGACGACTTGTATCGGACAAATCCGTGTCGCAAGAGACTGGAACCGTTTTGCATATATCGAGAACATCGCTGTGCAGAAAGCGTATCGAAACAGCGGGCTCGGTCATTTGTTAATCGGTGTTGCAGAGACGTGGGCAAAAGAGCAATCGTTGCTCGGATTGTCACTCGAAGCGCAGAACGATAACGTGATCGCGTGTCGATTTTATGCGAAAGAAGGGTTCGCGCTCGCCGGTGTCGATACACTCAAACAGACCGGCAATCCGAACATCGACATGACGTTGTATTGGTACAAGATTTTCTGA